The Methylocaldum marinum genome includes the window GGTCTTTGCTACGACCAGGCAGCGCCGCTGGCGCAACGGGACCGTAACGGCATCCTCGGCATCGAAGCGTTCCGCATGGGGGCGTATTGCCGGGCTCGTACCGGTGACGTCGCCGGGGCCTTGGAACGGGGACGTTGCGCTTACGCGCTGGGAGAACAACTCAAGCCCGAGGCGAGAGGTATGACCACCTTGCCGCTGACCGGGATCGACCTGCTGCGGGCGCTCGATCCGGAGCGGGTGGCGCTCATGGAGCAGGTGAAGGCGAACTTGCAAGAGCGAACGCGTTCGGCCGGCAAGACGCTGGAAGAGCAACTGCAGGGCTTGGGCGGAACGGCGACAGCAGAAGCCGAGGGTGCCATCGAGCAGGCATACCTCGCGGCAATCGACGAACTCAAGGCCGAATCGGCGACCCGCCTCGACCACATCGTCGCCGACGCGGACGCGACATTCCGGACGCTATTCGCCCGCAGCCGTGAACTGTTGGGAAACGACTGGCCCTTGTGCAGCGAACTCGGGTTGATGGCGCCGGCGGCCGAACAGCAGGTTAAAGCCGCATGATGCCGGCAGCCAAGCACGGCGATCCCCAGCTCGGGGTGGACATCCACCTCTGCACGACGCCGGTACCGACCCCGCTGCCGACCCCGCACATCTCCGTCGTCTTCGATCCCTTCGACTACATCCCCATCATCGGCGCGACCGTGACCGTGTGCGGCATGAAGCGCGCCACCGCCGGCACCGCCGGCATGGTCGTGCACATTCCGCCGGGGTTTCCGTTTGCGCCGAAACTCCCGGACACCGACGACGAACTGTTCATGGGCAGTTCGACGGTGATCGCGGACGGCGATCCGTTCTCCTACATTTCCCTGCCGGTATTGGGCTGCCAGGTCGCCGGCATGGTCAGCCCGTTCCGGCTGCGGAAAAAAGGCGGCCCCAGGATCATGGTGTTGCCCACGACCTTCAACCTGGCGATCCCGACCACCGTGTTCGTCGGCGGCCCCCCGACCATCTCGATGATGGGGCTGGCCTTCAAGGGCGCGTTTGCGGGCCTCGGCAAACTGGCCAAGTCCGGGGTGTTCAAGCGATTCCGGCAAAAGCTGTTCAAGAACATGAAGCCCGGCTTTCTCAAGTGCACGGTCTTGCGCGCCGAGCCGGTCAACATCCTGAACGGCGAAGTTTCCGTCGAACAGCAGGACTTCGAGTTGCCGGGCCGCCTTCCCCTGCGCTGGGTGCGAAGCTACGGCTCGTCCGGCGACCATGTCGGGCTGTGCGGCACCGGCTGGCAGACCCCGGCCGACATTCGGCTCGAATACGACGGCACCGACGGCAGCGTGCTGATGCACGGACCCGACGTCGGTCCGATCGCTTTCGAGCGGCTGCCGGCCGCGGTGGGCGAGCAGGGCGCCGAACTCGAGCTGATGGACGGCGCGCGGCTGACTGATACGGGCGACGAATACCGGGTCGCCACCAAGGACGACCGCGTCTACCACTTCCCCAAATCGCTGGTCCGCCGCGATCCGCGCGGCCGGCTATGCTGGCCGATCGGACGCCTCTCGGACCGCTGCGGGAACGCCCTCGACGTCGAGTACCGCGGCGGCCGGATCGTCGCCATCCACGAGTCGGCGGGCCGGCGTCTCGCGCTCACCCTCGAAAACGACCGCCTGACGGCGGTGACGCTCCACGACCCCGCGAGCCGGACCGAACACACCTTTGTCCGCTACCAATACGACGCGGCGGGCGACCTGGTCGCCGTCATCGACGCGCTCGGCGCGCCCTATCGCTTCGCCTACGACGCCCATCGCATGGTTCGCCACACCGACCGCAACGGGCTATCCTTCCAATACGCCTACGAGCGGGCGGCGGACGGCAGCTGGCGGGTCGTCCATGCCTGGGGCGACGGCGGATTGTACGACTACCGCTTCGACTACTCGGACCTCCTCAACGAACGCCGCATTACCGATTCGCTGGGCCAGGTCACGCTGATCAAGCTCGACGAGCGTGGTTTACCGATCAACGAGACCGACCCCCTGGGCGGCATGACCCTCTACGAATACGACGACGCCGGCCGCACCACGGCGGTGGTGGACCCGGACGGCCGCCGCACCGAATACGCCTACGACGCGCACGGCAACCTCCTCAAGCTCACGCGCCCCGACGGCCACGCGATCACCACCGAGTTCGACGAGACCGACAAGGCCGTTCGCATCACCGACCCCAACGGCGGCCTCTGGCAGCAAGCCTGGGACCGGCGCGGCCTGCTGATTGAACAGAAAACGCCGCTCGGCCACGTCTCGCGCTACGAGTACGACGCCCACGGGCAGATCATCGCCCACACCAACCCGCGCGGCGCGCGCACGGCGCTTCGCTTCGACGCGGTCGGGAATCTTTCCGGGATCAAGGATGCGCAGGGCCAGGTCACGCAGTTCGCCTACGACCCCTTGGGTAACCTCGTCGGCAGGCTCGACCCGCTCGGGCGCAAGACGCTCTACCGCTACGACGCGAAAAGCCGGCTGACGGCAGTCCGGCTGCCGTCCGGCGCGACGGTGCGCTGCGGCTACGATGGCGAGGACAACCTGACCCGCTACGCGGACGAAAACGGCGCCGAAACCCGGCTCGAGTACTTCGGCCAGGGCGAGATCGCCAAGCGCCTCCAGCCCGACGGCCATACCGTTCAGTACCACTACGACACCGAAGAGCGGCTGATCGGCGTCACCAACCAGCGCGGCGAGACCTACCGGCTCGAGCGCGACGCCCTCGGGCGCATCATCGAGGAAGTGGACTATTGGGGGCAGTCGCGGCGTTACGACTACACGCTCGCGGGTCATCTCCGGCGCAGTGTCGACCCGCTCGGCCGCGCGATTCACTATCGCACCGACCCGCTCGGCCGCATCGTCGAAAAGGCGCTCCCGGACCCGGACGGCGGCGACAAGCCCTGGATCGAACGCTTCGCCTACGACGCCAACGGCAACCTGATCGGCTGCGCCAATCCGCATATCCGTATCGAACGCCGGTTCGATCCCGACGGCCGCCTGATCGAGGAAAAGCAAGGCGAAACGTTCACCCTCCGCAACGCCTACGACGAAGCCGGCAACCGGATCGAGCGCCACACCGAGTTCAAGCGGGGCGACACGGTGATCGCCCATGCCGTCCGTTACGCCTACGATGCCCTCGACCAGGCGATCGAAATCGCCATCGACGACCACGCCCCCATCGCGATCGAGCGCGATGCGGTCGGGCAGATCATCCGCGAGCGCCTGAGTCCCCGTCTACGCCGCGAGGTCGACTACAGCGCCGACGGCTACCTCACCCGCCAGCGTATCCGCACCGACGCGGATACCGTGGTCGACCTCGCCTACGACTACGATGCCGCCGGCAACCTGACCGAACGGCGCGACGCCCGGTTCGGCATCGACCGTTACGTCTACGATCCCGTAGGCCGCATTACCCAGCACCTCGACCCACACGGCCAGATCAAGCACTACCTCAACGACCCCGCGGGGGACCGGCTCACGACGCGGATCGTCGAGCACGAAGCCGCGCAAGCGGGGACACCGGACGCCCAAGGCGAATGGTCGCGCGAAGGCGAATACGAAGGCGCCTTTTATCGGTTCGACCGGGCCGGCAACCTGATCGAGCGCCACGACCGGCGCGGCGCCTTGCACCTCCGGTGGGATGCGAACCAACGGCTGATCGAGAGCCGGCTGGAGGGCGTGTCCACCCGCTATCGCTACGACCCCCTGGGCCGGCGAATCGAGAAGCGCACCGGCGATAAAGTGACGACCTTTGTCTGGGACGGCGACGCCCTGGTGGGCGATTGGAGCGAGAACCCAACCGATCCGGTTGTCCCGGCGAAAGGGATGGCCCGGGAATGGGTCTACTACCCGGAGACCTTCGAGCCCCTGGCGCTGCTCGGCGGCCGAAGCGGACCGGACACCCTCCTGCACTACCACAACGACCCCAACGGCTGTCCGATCCGGCTGACCGACTCGAAGGGCGAAGTCCTGTGGGCGGCGAGTTATACCGCCTGGGGACAGATCGCGCGGCTGCACGTCGGCTATGTCGATAATCCGATTCGGTTGCAGGGGCAGTATGAGGATGGGGAGACGGGGCTGCATTACAATCGCTTCCGATATTATGCTCCGATATTTGGTGAATATATTTCCTGCGATCCGATCGGGTTGCTCGGCGGAATTGATTTATACGAGTATGCACCTAATGCTTCCAATTGGATAGATCCGCTTGGGCTCAAACGCAAGTGTGAGGTATTTGTTAGATATGTATCTGAGGCCGAAGCTCGTGCAATTAAAGAGGCTAATGGATTAGTACCAAAAATGCATAAAGGTAACCCTTCCCGCGGTGCGAAGTGGATATCGGAGCTTGGACAGGCTCGCGATCCCAGGACCCTTGGCAAGTCTAGCAATTATACTCATAAGGTGGAAATTGAGGTCGATCCTGGCACTAAAGCATGGTTAAATGAAGCCTCAAGAAAGTTGGACTATGAAGAGATAATTGGTGGCGAATCCAATAATCCGCTTAAAGTTCTTGTAAAGCGGAATGAGCCGGGATCTTACGGTATAGGCTCTGGATTGATATCAGATTTCAATAGTAAAATTAGAAACATTAAGATAACCAAAATATAGGAATATTAAATGATAATTAGTCAACATAGTTTTATAGATTGTCTTCTCTATGTTATCACCAAAATAAAGCAAGGTTGTGAAGCATTTGATTCTTTTAATGAGAAAATATGCCAAGATTTTTTAAGTCAAAACTCTGAAACTCCGGATAATCTTGCAAGTATCCGGCGGATCGAATATGGCAAGATTCCGATGTACTTTGAGCGTCCGACATATGGGTTAAAAGTTAAAGGAACCGAATTTCTTATATCCCATATTGTATGGAAAGCATTAGAGACTGATGCCGGCGTTGATCTCATTCTCAAAACGTTTCCTGAATTATCTCGTGAAGACGCTGAGGCTGTCCTCAGGGTATGCACTGTAATCTTATCAAACCTAGAGGCAACTGACGTGCCCCCCGTTTCTTAATAGGGTTCCGGCAGATAAATCAGAGTCACAAGACAGAAGACAAAGGGATCGGGTCTGGCTCTCCCATATTTCCCGTGGTAAACACTGCATGCAGTATGCCAAGGAATGGATAGCGAAATGTCAGCGGCTTTGATATTTTGCTGGAAGCCATGATTTTCTTTTAAGCCCAAATGACTCAACCGCAGATACAGATACCCTTAGACCTGCCCAATGTTCAGGTAGAACATTGCGAACAAACACCTCAAGGTTTGGTGATTACGGTGGTCAGCACTAGCCAAACTGCCGTGTGTCGTCGGTGCGGGCGCACGATTGATAAGTTTCACGGCTACGATAAAGAGATTACCTTGCGGCATCTGCCGATTTTTGACCGGCCGGTTTGGATTTGGATCAAGCCCAAACGTTTTCAATGCCCCCATTGCCACAAAGGCCCGACCACGACCCAGCGTTGTGAGTGGTATGACCCGAAGAGTCCCCATACCAAGGCTTACGAGCATTGGATTCTGCGGGAATTGGTCAACAGTACATTGAGTGATGTCAGTTTGAAACGCGACCTCACGGTGGCGTGCATCGAAGGCATCATCGACCGCCATGTTCAGCGGCAAGTCGATTGGTCAACGGTGCCAAACTTGGAATTGCTTGGGATTGACGAAATTGCGCTGAAGAAAGGGCATAAAGACTTTGTGGTGATTATTTCGGGTGTTACGGTTAAGCGGGAGAAGTTTATTCTGGCGGTGTTGCCGGACAGGAAAAACGAGACGGTCAAATCCTTTTTGGAGACATTACCACCGGATCAACGCGAGCAGGTCCGCCAAGTCTGTATCGACATGAATGAAGGTTACCGCAATGCGGTTCAAGAACCCCTACCCAACGTGCCAATAGTGGTTGATCGTTTTCACGTGGCCAAGCATGACCGCGATTGCGCCGATAAAGCTCGCAAAGCCGAAATGAAGCGCTTGAAAACGACATTGTCCGAGCATGACTATGCGCAGTTGAAAGGGGCGATGTGGGCGTTTCGTAAACCCTGGATAGCCTTAAGCGAGGAACAGCAAGGTGTCTTGCTACACCTCTTTCAGCATGCACCGACCTTGAAAGAGGTCTATATTCAACGTGAAGTACTGACCGGTATTTTTGAAAGCCGCATCAACAAAGCCCAGGCGGAACAGGCCTTAATGCAGTGGCTGGAACGCATCACGGCATTAGGTCTGAATTGTTTTGCCGCTTTTGCCACAACTTGGGGTCATTGGCGCGATCCCATTATCAACTACTTTGTTCGGCGCGAAACCAGCGGTTTCAAGGCGCGGGGCCAGGTCTTGCAATCCAACACTCTTGTCCTACACAGCCCCGCATGTGGCAAGACCACTTCGCATCGAACTGGCAGGCGGGCTTTTCACGTGACATCGTGCGGCGACCACCGGGAGGCTATTTTCCGCGGCGATCATGACCGGCGGGACTGATTGGCCCTATTGGGCGACGTCGGCGCGCGTTTCAACCGGCGTTGCTACGCGTACTGCGAGATGATGAACCATGGCTAGAAACGCCGGATGCCAATCTGTCGGGAGGAATGCGTCAGCTGAATGGCGTCAATACGCAGCGCTTCAATAGCCGCCATGGGCTGGTCGGCCACCTGTTCCAATGGCGGTTCAAGATCGAAGCGAAGCAACCTTGTTCCATGGAACTGTTGGTCATCGCGTAACGTAAACGGTTGAGCAATGACCCTTTGGCTTCAAAACTCTGAACTCAAGACTATTCAGCAATCGATATCGTAATGTCGCGCATTTGGGTATTCGCCACCTTCACCGTGGTAGTGGTTATTGTAGTCGTCTACGTCACATCGAGTTGTGAAGACTGCGCGAATACGGCCCGCCATTTCATTCGTGAATTGTTCCGCGCACTTCGCTGACGCCGGCAATGCTTTGATCTCGGGGTATTGTCCTGCTGGTGAGCACGGCTCAGGAGCGTTCCAACGGCCGCCGCAGAACTCGTTCCGCACCGGTCCAGATTCGTTGGCCATAGCCTCGAAGACTGCCATTACTTAATCGCCGATTTCTTCCCGTAATTCCTCGATCCTGAAGAACGCCGTCGGTAAGCGGCTTGCGCCCGGTTCTCGATTCAGGCCGGATGGTACTGATAGAGCCAGGTTTCCGACATTGCCTTGTCCTTGACACGCAGATAGCAGCGCATCTCGACGGGGTCGGTTCCCGCCACGGCCAGGTCGAAATGGGTACGCCAGTGGCCGGCCACGCCGTCCGGCACGGCTTCGATTTCGATCCTAGAGAGTTCCCCGCGCGACACGGTGACGACGGGCTCCGGTTTGGTGCCGAAAGGCAGTTTTGCCAGCGGTTTGCCCCTGAATTCGACCGTGAATTTGCGCACGCCCTTGGGACGCGGTTTGCCGGGTTGGCCGCCGTTGCCGAGGCGGGTGGCGACGCAGCGGGCGAGCGGGGTCGGGTAGGGTAGGGTTCATCCGCCAGCCACCTGATTAAGCGCCACGACCGGCACGGCGCCCTACACCTTAGGTGGGATGTGAACCAACGGCTGATCGAGAGCCGGCTGGAGGATGTGTCCACCCGCTATCGCTACGACCCCCTAGGCCGGCGAATCGAGAAGCGCACCGGCGATAAAGTGACGACCTTTGTCTGGGACGGCGATGCTCTGGTGGGCGATTGGATCGAGGATCCGACCGACCCCGTTGTTCCGGCTAAAGGGGTCGCTCGGGAATGGGTGTACTATCCGGAGACCTTCGAGCTCTTAGCACTTCTTGGCGGCCGACGCGGACCGAACACCCTCCTGCACGATCACAACGACCCCAACGGCTGTCCGATCCGGCTGACCGACTCGAAGGGCGAAGTCCTGTGGGCGGCGAGTTACACGGCGTGGGGGCAAATCGCGCGGCTGCACGTCGGCTATGTCGATAACCCGATTCGGTTGCAGGGGCAGTATGAGGATGGGGAGACGGGAATCCATTACAATCGGCATCGATATTTCGATCCGGAATCAGGTCTTTTTGGGGCGCAGGATCCTATCGGTTTGTGTGGTGGCCTCAATCCATACCAATATGCTGCTAACTCGTTGGGTTGGATTGATCCATTGGGACTCCAATGTAAACCCGGCTATCAATATCGGCAGGGTAAGGCAACGGATCCAGGCTTGGCTGATTTCGTGAATGATCTTGAAAGCCGAGGCATTAAGGTTTTAGGCACAAACTTGGAAATCATAGATTTAAAAACAGGTAGTGTTGTCGGAGAAATCGATGTGTTGACGGCAAATGCGGCAATCCAATATAAGCATGGTTCATCAAGTGCACATGCCGTTCTGGCTCAAATCCAGGATAGATCAAAGCCGTTCCTTGACGTTCCCGTGGTAGGATTTGTCCGAGGAGCTGGCGGGAAACTCAATGCGGCAAAGAGAACCGTACAAGCCGCTAACAAAAAAGAACCTGTGACAAGCGACATTGAAATCCTGGTTGCTGTCATCAAGTAATTTGAAAAGGGTTGTTCTAGCCATGTCCCAGTCCGTAGTTCTTATATTTCCCACGACCATTACCTTAGAGAGCATTTGCCAGATGCTCCGCGAACAATGGGATCAAAACCTGTTTGTTCATCTCGGCCGTTGCAATATTGAAGTTCAGGAGCCTGGAAATGGCGTCAAATACGTTTCGATCGGGGAGTTAGTCCCTGCGGATGAGGTACACGACGATTATCTCTCGAATGAGGATATTCCTGTCGAAATCCAGGAGAAATTGCGGGATACTGTCTTCTTCCATGTAGCATATAATGACTACATATTTTGCAGCACCGTTATTCAATATTTGTTTTCGAAGTTGACTCATGTTCAAGACCGGGTGTGGCTGGATAATGACTACGGTACTTTGATTCCTGCCGAAACGGTATTGAGGGAGTTTGGTATCAACCCTTTATGGGACTGGCGGCAGTCCGCATAGCAAAGGCCCCGGGGTCACACAGGCCACGGGGTCAGGTCTTGGTTGCGGCTGGGCAATGCTGCACATTCCAGCGGGTGAGAATCCCGCCCCGGTAACCGCTAGCCACGGGCCCAATGCCGTTAAGTTAAGGAGCTTGTGGTATACTATGTGACGTAACTATCTGAAAACAAAGGATTAATCAATGAAGGTCGCTTAGCGCTATCCATGCCGGTATTCTTGCCGATCTCACCAAAACGCTTCACGATCCCCAGTTCATCGCCGACCATCGCACCCGCCCAACCGCCTTCTCCCGGCAGCGCATCCTCACCTTTCCGGTCCTTGTCGCCTTCCTGCTCTGCGCCTTCAAAGGCAGCCTCCAGTCCTTGCTCGATGACCTCTTCGCTACGCTCCAGGCACCGCTGCCCCGGACGGTGACCCAAAGCGCCCTGTCCCAGGCTCGCCAGAAGCTGAAAGCCTCCGTGTTCGAAGCCCTCAACGAGCGCTTGCTGGGCTCCTTGGCCACCTTGCTGCCCGAGCCCCGCTGGCGCGGCTTGCGCCGGGTCGCCGCCGATTCCACCACCTTACGCTTACCGGCCTGGCCGGAAAACCAGGCCGAATTCGGCGTCCAGTCCGATCACCCGGGCCAACCGTATGTGTTGGCGCGTGCCTTGGGGCTGTTCGCCACCACGTCACGCCTGATGCTCAAGGCCGTCCTCGGCCGCTTCGACGAGGCCGAGCGTGCCCTCCTGGCGCAACGGCTCCCACACCTTGCCGGCGACGACCTCCTCATCCTGGATCGCGGCTTTCCCGCCGTCTGGCTGTTCACCCTGCTGCAACAGCGCGGCCTGCCGTTCCTGGCTCGGATGGACGGGACTCCATGGTCCTGTGTCGAGCGCTTCCTGCTCTCCGGCCAGACCGAAACGGTCGTGACCCTCAAGGTCTCCAAGGCCGCTCAAAGACAAGCACAAGCGGCCGGCATGCACCTGATCGACAACGCCGTCACCCTTCGCCTGATCCGCGTCGTCCTGTCCACCGGCACCGTCGAGGTCCTCGCGACCTCGCTCCTCGACGCGCAAACCTTTCCCGCCGCAGACTTCAAAAGTCTCTACCACGCCCGCTGGCACATCGAGGAAGCCTTCAAAGTCCTCAAACACCGCCTCAACGTCGAACAGTTCTCCGGCGAACTCCCCGAACCCATCCGCCAGGATTTCCACGCCAAGCTCTTCACCGCCAACCTCGCCGAAGCCCTCGCCCGCTCCGCCTACGACACCCTGCCCGAAGACAAGGCCCAACGCTATGACCCCAATGTGACCTATGTCCTCAACTCCCTGAAGACGCGTCTATTCTGCTGGCTCATCCAGCGCGTATCCCCCAGCCAAATCCTCACCCTTATCGAGCTCTATGCCAGAACCCTGGAGCTCAAACGGCCCGATCGAAAGGCACCAAGACCCCAATCCCGCATCAAGCCAAAACCTCGACGTCAATACAAATGACCCTTAACTTAACGGCATTGCCCCAAGGGCTGTCCGATCCGGCTGACCAACTCAGCAGGCGAAGTCCTATGGGCAGCGAGCTATACCGCCTGGGGGCAAATCGCGCGGCTGCACGTCGGTTATGTTGATAACCCGATTCGGTTGCAGATGAGTCGCGCCGACTTCGAGCACTTTCTGTCTACCGGCAATCTTAAAGCGACAACCGAAACCTTCATGTCGCCCACGAGAAAATCCTCCGAGGCCTATGAGGGAGTGCTGGTCAAGTTCCAGCTGGTCGAGGGCACCACCCAGGCGTTGCGCGATATCGGCGTAAAGGCTCACGGCAAGAAGTCGGAGGCGCTACTTCCGGATTTGCCGCAGGTGAAGAAGGGATGGGCACGCAGCAAAGCCTTGTTCAAGCAGGAAGGCGACCAGGTCAATATCGGTTTGGGAAAAGGTCGCGCCCTGGATGGTGGTGGGTTTAAGTAGTTTATATACTACAATGTACAATTATTTCTTAGCTTAAGCATTGACTGGACCAATGGCCTATCAAACGATTCCGTGCAAATACTGTAAAAGTTCCGATGTGGTGCGCTATGGTACACAGAGTGGTTACCCCCGCTTTCGTTGCAAGCACTGTGGGCGCACCTTCAAGACCGAATACATTTACCGGGCCTACGAGTCCGGTATCAAAGAACAGATTGTTGACATGGCGATGAATGGCAGTGGTATTCGAGATACCGCTCGTGTTCTCGGGATTGGGAAAAACACAGTCATGTCTACACTGAAAAAAAGTCCACCGAAGTGGTCACGGTGAATCCTTAGCTCTCGGGAAATCGCCGTGGAAATCAGGCATCTCTTTGATTCGCCGATGGATGTTCAGGCGGACGAACAGTGGAGCTATGTGGCTCGCAAGAAGAACCAACGTTGGCTCTGGTACGCCATCGACGCCGCCACCGGATGCATTTTGTCATTTGTGTTTGGGCGGCGCAAAGAGGACGTTTGCGAACAATTGATCGCCAATCTGCGCGTTTTCAATATTCGAACCTATTACACCGATGATTGGCCAAGCTATGCGGCGTTCATTCCGGCAAACCAGCACGTCATTGGTAAGAAATATACGCAAAAGATCGAAAACAAAAACCTTTTGTTACGCACTCGCATCAAGCGCTTAACTCGCAAAACGATCTGCTTTTCAAAATCTGAGTTGCTTCACGATGGGGTGATCGGCCTCTTCATTAATCGCCACTGCTTTCAACTAAATTGACCCACCACCCCCTGGAGGGCACCTCGAAAAACCTCCTTGGTCTGCGCGCGCCCGGTAAAATAGGACCTGTAGCCAATCAGTGTGTTGAGTCCCAGACATGACCAAACCGAAGATGCCAAAGTCTCCGAAGAGCGCGATCAAACCCGATCTGTTTGCGGCCGATTTGCGCAAGCAGAAGATCGACCGGATGGGCGATCCGCTGGTGGCCTTCGAGACCCACATCGACTTTGCGGCGCTTGCCGCGGACGTGGATCAGGCGGCGCCCCGACCGGTCAGCCCGCAAGGCGGTCGTCCGCCGTTTCCCACCGAAACGATGGTGCGCATCCTGTTTCTCAAGCGGGTCAACAATCTCTCGGACGAGCAGATGGAATACCAGTTGCTTGATCGGATGAGTTACCAGCGCTTCTGCGGGCTGATGGACTCGGCCAGCAT containing:
- a CDS encoding ISL3 family transposase; the encoded protein is MTQPQIQIPLDLPNVQVEHCEQTPQGLVITVVSTSQTAVCRRCGRTIDKFHGYDKEITLRHLPIFDRPVWIWIKPKRFQCPHCHKGPTTTQRCEWYDPKSPHTKAYEHWILRELVNSTLSDVSLKRDLTVACIEGIIDRHVQRQVDWSTVPNLELLGIDEIALKKGHKDFVVIISGVTVKREKFILAVLPDRKNETVKSFLETLPPDQREQVRQVCIDMNEGYRNAVQEPLPNVPIVVDRFHVAKHDRDCADKARKAEMKRLKTTLSEHDYAQLKGAMWAFRKPWIALSEEQQGVLLHLFQHAPTLKEVYIQREVLTGIFESRINKAQAEQALMQWLERITALGLNCFAAFATTWGHWRDPIINYFVRRETSGFKARGQVLQSNTLVLHSPACGKTTSHRTGRRAFHVTSCGDHREAIFRGDHDRRD
- a CDS encoding RHS repeat domain-containing protein; protein product: MNQRLIESRLEDVSTRYRYDPLGRRIEKRTGDKVTTFVWDGDALVGDWIEDPTDPVVPAKGVAREWVYYPETFELLALLGGRRGPNTLLHDHNDPNGCPIRLTDSKGEVLWAASYTAWGQIARLHVGYVDNPIRLQGQYEDGETGIHYNRHRYFDPESGLFGAQDPIGLCGGLNPYQYAANSLGWIDPLGLQCKPGYQYRQGKATDPGLADFVNDLESRGIKVLGTNLEIIDLKTGSVVGEIDVLTANAAIQYKHGSSSAHAVLAQIQDRSKPFLDVPVVGFVRGAGGKLNAAKRTVQAANKKEPVTSDIEILVAVIK
- a CDS encoding RHS repeat-associated core domain-containing protein; protein product: MMPAAKHGDPQLGVDIHLCTTPVPTPLPTPHISVVFDPFDYIPIIGATVTVCGMKRATAGTAGMVVHIPPGFPFAPKLPDTDDELFMGSSTVIADGDPFSYISLPVLGCQVAGMVSPFRLRKKGGPRIMVLPTTFNLAIPTTVFVGGPPTISMMGLAFKGAFAGLGKLAKSGVFKRFRQKLFKNMKPGFLKCTVLRAEPVNILNGEVSVEQQDFELPGRLPLRWVRSYGSSGDHVGLCGTGWQTPADIRLEYDGTDGSVLMHGPDVGPIAFERLPAAVGEQGAELELMDGARLTDTGDEYRVATKDDRVYHFPKSLVRRDPRGRLCWPIGRLSDRCGNALDVEYRGGRIVAIHESAGRRLALTLENDRLTAVTLHDPASRTEHTFVRYQYDAAGDLVAVIDALGAPYRFAYDAHRMVRHTDRNGLSFQYAYERAADGSWRVVHAWGDGGLYDYRFDYSDLLNERRITDSLGQVTLIKLDERGLPINETDPLGGMTLYEYDDAGRTTAVVDPDGRRTEYAYDAHGNLLKLTRPDGHAITTEFDETDKAVRITDPNGGLWQQAWDRRGLLIEQKTPLGHVSRYEYDAHGQIIAHTNPRGARTALRFDAVGNLSGIKDAQGQVTQFAYDPLGNLVGRLDPLGRKTLYRYDAKSRLTAVRLPSGATVRCGYDGEDNLTRYADENGAETRLEYFGQGEIAKRLQPDGHTVQYHYDTEERLIGVTNQRGETYRLERDALGRIIEEVDYWGQSRRYDYTLAGHLRRSVDPLGRAIHYRTDPLGRIVEKALPDPDGGDKPWIERFAYDANGNLIGCANPHIRIERRFDPDGRLIEEKQGETFTLRNAYDEAGNRIERHTEFKRGDTVIAHAVRYAYDALDQAIEIAIDDHAPIAIERDAVGQIIRERLSPRLRREVDYSADGYLTRQRIRTDADTVVDLAYDYDAAGNLTERRDARFGIDRYVYDPVGRITQHLDPHGQIKHYLNDPAGDRLTTRIVEHEAAQAGTPDAQGEWSREGEYEGAFYRFDRAGNLIERHDRRGALHLRWDANQRLIESRLEGVSTRYRYDPLGRRIEKRTGDKVTTFVWDGDALVGDWSENPTDPVVPAKGMAREWVYYPETFEPLALLGGRSGPDTLLHYHNDPNGCPIRLTDSKGEVLWAASYTAWGQIARLHVGYVDNPIRLQGQYEDGETGLHYNRFRYYAPIFGEYISCDPIGLLGGIDLYEYAPNASNWIDPLGLKRKCEVFVRYVSEAEARAIKEANGLVPKMHKGNPSRGAKWISELGQARDPRTLGKSSNYTHKVEIEVDPGTKAWLNEASRKLDYEEIIGGESNNPLKVLVKRNEPGSYGIGSGLISDFNSKIRNIKITKI
- a CDS encoding IS4 family transposase → MLTFPVLVAFLLCAFKGSLQSLLDDLFATLQAPLPRTVTQSALSQARQKLKASVFEALNERLLGSLATLLPEPRWRGLRRVAADSTTLRLPAWPENQAEFGVQSDHPGQPYVLARALGLFATTSRLMLKAVLGRFDEAERALLAQRLPHLAGDDLLILDRGFPAVWLFTLLQQRGLPFLARMDGTPWSCVERFLLSGQTETVVTLKVSKAAQRQAQAAGMHLIDNAVTLRLIRVVLSTGTVEVLATSLLDAQTFPAADFKSLYHARWHIEEAFKVLKHRLNVEQFSGELPEPIRQDFHAKLFTANLAEALARSAYDTLPEDKAQRYDPNVTYVLNSLKTRLFCWLIQRVSPSQILTLIELYARTLELKRPDRKAPRPQSRIKPKPRRQYK